Proteins encoded in a region of the Magallana gigas chromosome 8, xbMagGiga1.1, whole genome shotgun sequence genome:
- the LOC136270563 gene encoding CARD- and ANK-domain containing inflammasome adapter protein-like, translating into MLLSSRKYILLDNRVKGMLNDKSCSIDLSDDKHKLNNGEKENILRSYASNSGLLKDDISGILTTEEYFPLLCKLYFSDKNNQTIGPRFFKEPFNVCQEQIRNFRNDSKKECNEKYCALVLLVLCNNQLCVEDIHKDDCLKEKFELALKLCGMMANTASHIIGDALKTLEGFFVKKIEDTYYFYHDFVMEVTTYVFGTDYPRETIQYADIGFLRRRVNLKSSNDNRKEEVHIFTIYLSDKYVSDLADRLFKDVFGDRLLDVVLNPCMRNEKVATCFIQKLKDNPEKLHNLLAAKKFHKKFRKQEDYEELKQLFGSKLGFLYSEDEAHILSAIIVFCHTNVSKHCLETLQRMRHSLEDTSLFSVVCCNGSIDLFNVFPKEQIKWFLVKKWGQYNPIHIVSLFHNHEILRELIQVRNNVNLKTSGRYGYTPLMLAVCNTDTSEHKNKETRNQSIDITVELLLTHGADINIGDPFLGTPIHLASCVGSNHTVEFLLEKGADINSCDKFKETPLHKASKGGHESTVQLLLDKGADINSCDKNKETPLHKASEWGRESTVQLLLEKGADINSCDKNKETPLHKASEWGRESTVQLLLEKGADINSCDTNKETPLHKASRLGRESTVQLLLDKDADIHSCDTNKETPLHKASQYGRESTVQLLLEKGADINSCDKNKETPLHKASEWGRESTVQLLLEKGADIHSCDTNKETPLHKASQWGRESTVQLLLEKGADINSCDTNKETPLHKASQWGHNSTVQLLFEKGADINSCHRFKGTPLHKASEWGRESTVQLLLEKGADINSCDKNKETPLHKASEWGHESTVQLLLEKGADINSCDKNKETPLHKANEWGRESTVQLLLEKGADINSCDTNKETPLHKASRLGRESTVQLLLDKGADIHSCDTNKETPLHKASQWGRESTVQLLLEKGADINSCDKNKETPLHKASEWGRESTVQLLLEKGADINSCDTNKETPLHKASRLGRESTVQLLLDKGADINSCDTNKETPLHKASQWGHNSTVQLLFEKGADVNSCDLNKETPLDKASRRGHERTVQLLLDKGANINSCDKNKATPLH; encoded by the coding sequence ATGTTGCTCTCAAGTAGAAAATATATTCTGCTTGATAATAGGGTTAAAGGAATGTTAAACGATAAATCATGCAGCATTGATCTTAGTGATGACAAACATAAACTGAATAAtggagaaaaagaaaacattttaaggAGTTATGCATCAAACAGTGGTCTTTTAAAAGACGATATTAGTGGAATTTTGACGACTGAGGAGTATTTTCCGTTATTATGCAAACTTTATTTTAGCGACAAAAATAACCAGACAATAGGACcgcgattttttaaagaacctTTTAACGTATGTCAGGAACAAATAAGAAATTTCAGAAATGACTCCAAAAAGGAATGCAACGAAAAATACTGTGCTCTTGTTCTTCTTGTTCTGTGTAACAATCAGCTTTGTGTTGAGGATATACATAAAGACGATTGCTTAAAGGAAAAATTTGAACTTGCTTTGAAACTCTGTGGAATGATGGCAAACACAGCATCTCATATTATTGGTGACGCTCTAAAGACTCTAGAGGGATTTTTTGTCAAGAAGATTGAGGACACCTACTACTTTTATCACGATTTTGTAATGGAAGTTACCACCTATGTGTTTGGAACAGACTATCCGAGAGAAACAATACAGTATGCAGATATTGGTTTCCTTAGACGACGTGTAAACTTAAAAAGCAGTAACGACAATAGAAAAGAAGAAGTTCATATATTTACCATATATTTAAGTGATAAATATGTTAGCGATCTAGCGGATAGACTTTTTAAGGATGTATTTGGAGATCGTCTGTTGGATGTTGTTCTCAATCCATGTATGAGGAATGAGAAGGTGGCTACATGtttcatacaaaaattaaaagataaccCGGAAAAACTGCACAACTTACTTGCAGCAAAAAAGTTTCACAAGAAGTTTAGAAAGCAAGAAGATTATGAAGAATTAAAGCAATTATTTGGTTCCAAACTTGGGTTTCTGTATTCTGAAGATGAAGCACACATTCTTAGTGCTATAATTGTATTTTGTCATACAAATGTGTCAAAACATTGTTTAGAAACTCTACAGCGAATGAGACATTCTCTTGAAGATACTTCTCTTTTTTCTGTGGTTTGTTGCAATGGTTCGATTGATTTGTTCAACGTCTTTccaaaagaacaaattaaatgGTTTTTGGTGAAAAAGTGGGGGCAATACAACCCTATTCACATTGTTTCCCTGTTTCATAATCATGAAATATTGCGGGAGCTGATTCAGGTGAGGAATAATGTGAATTTGAAAACCAGTGGGAGATATGGATACACTCCCTTGATGTTGGCAGTTTGCAATACGGACACAAGCGAACACAAAAATAAGGAAACAAGAAATCAGTCAATTGATATCACTGTTGAACTTTTACTGACTCATGGAGCTGACATTAATATCGGTGATCCATTCTTAGGGACTCCTATCCATTTAGCAAGTTGTGTAGGGAGCAATCACACTGTAgaatttttattagaaaaaggagcagatattaattcatgtgacaaaTTCAaggaaactcctctacataaagccagtaaaggaggacatgaaagcactgtacaacttttattagataaaggagcagatataaattcatgtgacaaaaacaaagaaactcctctacataaagccagtgaatggggacgtgaaagcactgtacaacttttattagaaaaaggagcagatattaattcatgtgacaaaaacaaagaaactcctctacataaagccagtgaatggggacgtgaaagcactgtacaacttttattagaaaaaggagcagatattaattcatgtgacacaaacaaagaaacgcctctacataaagccagtagACTGGGAcgtgaaagcactgtacaacttttattagataaagatGCAGATATtcattcatgtgacacaaacaaagaaacgcctctacataaagccagtcAATATGGAcgtgaaagcactgtacaacttttattagaaaaaggagcagatattaattcatgtgacaaaaacaaagaaactcctctacataaagccagtgaatggggacgtgaaagcactgtacaacttttattagaaaaaggagcagatattcattcatgtgacacaaacaaagaaacgcctctacataaagccagtcAATGGGGAcgtgaaagcactgtacaacttttattagaaaaaggagcagatattaattcatgtgacacaaacaaagaaacgcctctacataaagccagtcAATGGGGACATAATAGCACGGTAcaacttttatttgaaaaaggagcagatataaATTCATGTCACAGATTCAAAGGAAcgcctctacataaagccagtgaatggggacgtgaaagcactgtacaacttttattagaaaaaggagcagatattaattcatgtgacaaaaacaaagaaactcctctacataaagccagtgaatggggacatgaaagcactgtacaacttttattagaaaaaggagcagatattaattcatgtgacaaaaacaaagaaactcctctacataaagccaatGAATGGGGAcgtgaaagcactgtacaacttttattagaaaaaggagcagatattaattcatgtgacacaaacaaagaaacgcctctacataaagccagtagACTGGGAcgtgaaagcactgtacaacttttattagataaaggagcagatattcattcatgtgacacaaacaaagaaacgcctctacataaagccagtcAATGGGGAcgtgaaagcactgtacaacttttattagaaaaaggagcagatattaattcatgtgacaaaaacaaagaaactcctctacataaagccagtgaatggggacgtgaaagcactgtacaacttttattagaaaaaggagcagatattaattcatgtgacacaaacaaagaaacgcctctacataaagccagtagACTGGGAcgtgaaagcactgtacaacttttattagataaaggagcagatattaattcatgtgacacaaacaaagaaacgcctctacataaagccagtcAATGGGGACATAATAGCACGGTAcaacttttatttgaaaaaggaGCAGATGTGAATTCATGTGACCttaacaaagaaactcctctagaTAAAGCCAGTAGACGGGGACATGAACGAACTGTACagcttttattagataaaggagcaaatattaattcatgtgataaAAACAAAGCAACTCCTTTACATTAA